One Gordonia sp. SID5947 genomic region harbors:
- a CDS encoding FAD-dependent oxidoreductase: MDSLWLDDAEPMEDGLADPTAMHIDGRNYDHVVVGAGMTGLVTALLLARAGRSVAVIEARRIGAAATGNTTGKLSLLQGTRLSSISRHHGATTIHDYVEANRAGLTWLNGYCRDRGLRIEERTAVTYATTESGAALVAKEHEACRDAGLETEEFDCAELPFEPLAAIRLTGQAQIDPMVVLRAVVDDVRDLGGELHPGVRVRSLRHAKNGHRVVTDAGTVTAGSVVIATGTPFLDRGGFFARLHAQRSYAAAYSVDGPIPQEMYLSADTPSVSLRTAPRPGHEKETLLLVGGFGHDVGRTHSEGGHVDDMMAWTTRQFPTARLVARWSAQDYRSIDEMPYVGSLLPGLDSVQVATGFAKWGLTNGVAAALAMSGRLLDSPPAWSNSFRPWRGSQLGAAPSALSTNLSVATHMVGGYLALLGSARGVPADGQGQVGRAGVEPRGVCTVEGSTTSVTPICTHLYGVLRWNDAERSWDCPLHGSRFAHTGEVLEGPATRPLATPDD; this comes from the coding sequence ATGGACTCACTGTGGTTAGACGACGCCGAACCGATGGAAGACGGCCTCGCCGATCCGACTGCGATGCACATCGATGGCAGGAACTACGACCATGTCGTGGTGGGTGCCGGGATGACCGGGCTGGTGACAGCCCTGCTCCTGGCCCGTGCCGGTCGATCGGTGGCGGTGATCGAAGCGCGGAGAATCGGCGCCGCCGCAACGGGCAATACGACGGGGAAACTGTCACTTCTGCAGGGCACCCGGCTGTCGTCCATCAGCCGGCACCACGGGGCCACAACGATCCACGACTACGTTGAGGCGAATCGTGCGGGGCTGACCTGGCTGAACGGCTACTGCCGCGATCGGGGTCTTCGCATCGAGGAGCGCACCGCCGTCACGTACGCGACCACAGAGTCAGGGGCCGCGCTCGTCGCAAAGGAGCACGAGGCGTGCCGAGATGCCGGCCTCGAGACCGAAGAGTTCGACTGTGCCGAACTGCCTTTCGAACCACTGGCGGCCATCCGGCTGACCGGCCAGGCTCAGATCGACCCCATGGTGGTGCTGCGGGCGGTGGTCGACGATGTTCGCGATCTCGGCGGCGAACTCCATCCGGGCGTGCGGGTTCGGAGCCTCAGGCATGCGAAGAACGGCCACCGGGTGGTCACCGACGCCGGCACGGTGACCGCCGGGTCCGTCGTGATCGCAACCGGCACCCCGTTCCTCGATCGTGGCGGCTTCTTCGCTCGGCTACACGCCCAGCGTTCGTATGCGGCGGCATACAGCGTCGACGGGCCCATCCCGCAGGAGATGTACCTCTCCGCCGACACCCCGTCCGTCTCGTTGCGCACCGCGCCACGGCCCGGGCACGAGAAGGAGACCCTGCTGCTCGTGGGCGGTTTCGGACATGACGTCGGCCGGACTCACTCGGAGGGCGGTCACGTGGACGACATGATGGCGTGGACCACCCGGCAGTTCCCGACAGCACGCTTGGTCGCGCGGTGGTCCGCGCAGGACTATCGTTCCATCGACGAGATGCCCTACGTCGGATCACTGCTTCCCGGCCTCGACAGCGTGCAGGTCGCGACCGGGTTCGCGAAGTGGGGACTGACCAACGGGGTGGCCGCGGCGTTGGCCATGAGTGGTCGGCTCCTGGACTCCCCTCCCGCGTGGTCGAATAGCTTTCGGCCTTGGCGCGGTTCCCAATTGGGCGCAGCGCCATCGGCGCTGTCGACGAATCTGTCGGTCGCCACACACATGGTCGGCGGCTATCTGGCACTGCTCGGATCGGCACGCGGCGTGCCGGCGGACGGGCAGGGACAGGTCGGTCGCGCCGGTGTGGAACCACGCGGCGTGTGTACCGTCGAGGGCTCGACGACCAGCGTCACACCGATCTGCACCCACCTCTACGGAGTACTGCGGTGGAACGATGCCGAACGCTCGTGGGATTGCCCGTTGCACGGCTCTCGCTTCGCACACACCGGCGAGGTCCTCGAAGGCCCCGCGACACGTCCACTGGCCACGCCGGACGACTGA
- a CDS encoding helix-turn-helix transcriptional regulator, with product MIDRPGLAEFLRRRREALAPADVGLPPGRRRRTSGLRREEVAMIAGMSTDYYSRLEQQRGPQPSDQMVAAIARALHLTLDERDHLFRLAGHNAPDRKAIPDHVGPGMMRILDRLADTPAMVVNSAGETLVQTSPAVALVGDETHFTGLARSVAYRWFTDPATRQRFPADDHDHHARAHTARLRAAVTREGPGSRAGEVAEALLAASPEFAEVWGRHDVAASLTDQRKRLLHPELGLIEVFCQTLLDPDGSQALLVYTATPGTESHQKLAMLSAVGA from the coding sequence GTGATCGACCGCCCCGGACTCGCCGAGTTCCTACGGCGCCGGCGTGAGGCGCTCGCCCCGGCCGACGTCGGCCTGCCGCCCGGCCGTCGTCGCCGGACAAGCGGACTCCGTCGCGAAGAGGTCGCGATGATCGCCGGGATGTCCACCGACTACTACAGCCGTCTCGAGCAGCAGCGCGGACCACAACCGTCCGATCAGATGGTCGCAGCGATCGCGCGTGCGCTGCATCTCACCCTGGACGAGCGAGACCACCTCTTCCGCCTCGCCGGACACAATGCCCCTGACCGCAAGGCGATTCCCGACCACGTGGGTCCGGGCATGATGCGCATCCTGGACCGCCTCGCCGATACACCCGCGATGGTGGTGAACAGCGCGGGCGAGACCCTCGTGCAGACGTCGCCCGCGGTCGCACTGGTCGGCGACGAAACACACTTCACCGGGCTCGCTCGCAGCGTCGCCTATCGGTGGTTCACCGATCCCGCCACCCGACAACGCTTTCCGGCCGATGACCACGACCACCACGCGCGGGCACACACCGCCCGACTCCGGGCGGCGGTGACCCGCGAAGGGCCGGGTTCACGCGCGGGTGAGGTCGCCGAGGCGTTACTCGCGGCGAGTCCGGAATTCGCCGAGGTCTGGGGCCGGCACGACGTCGCGGCGTCGCTGACCGATCAGCGCAAGCGCCTTCTCCATCCGGAACTCGGGCTGATCGAGGTGTTCTGCCAGACCCTTCTCGACCCCGACGGTTCGCAAGCCCTGCTCGTCTACACGGCAACACCGGGCACCGAGAGTCACCAGAAGCTGGCCATGCTGAGCGCGGTAGGGGCCTGA
- a CDS encoding SDR family NAD(P)-dependent oxidoreductase has product MKISGNTIFIPGATSGIGLGLALRLHEAGNRVIVGGRRVELLDQIATDHPGIETIRIDTADAADVTRASTDVQQRYPETNVVIAMAGIMRAEDLSGAGFLETAVVEVETNILGPLRLVAAFAEFLATRPDATIMTVSSGLAFTPMAGTPTYSATKAAIHSFTDSLRLQLADKGISVLELVPPAVRTELMPGQATADWAMPLEEFLDEVMALLPTATREILVERVKPLRFSAQEGNYDDLMAALAHQAAS; this is encoded by the coding sequence ATGAAGATCAGCGGCAACACCATTTTCATCCCCGGAGCCACCTCCGGTATCGGTCTCGGGCTGGCGCTGCGCCTCCACGAAGCCGGCAATCGGGTCATCGTCGGCGGACGGCGCGTGGAACTGTTGGATCAGATAGCCACCGACCATCCCGGCATCGAGACGATCCGGATCGACACCGCCGACGCAGCCGACGTCACTCGTGCCTCGACCGACGTGCAGCAGCGGTACCCGGAGACCAACGTCGTGATCGCGATGGCAGGCATCATGCGTGCAGAGGATCTGAGCGGTGCGGGTTTCCTCGAGACCGCCGTCGTCGAGGTGGAGACGAACATCCTCGGTCCGCTGCGACTCGTGGCGGCGTTCGCCGAATTCCTCGCCACGCGCCCCGACGCCACCATCATGACCGTGTCGTCGGGATTGGCGTTCACGCCGATGGCCGGCACCCCGACTTACAGCGCGACCAAGGCCGCGATCCATTCGTTCACCGACAGTCTGCGACTCCAGTTGGCGGACAAGGGCATCAGCGTCCTGGAGCTGGTTCCGCCTGCCGTCCGTACCGAGCTCATGCCGGGACAGGCAACCGCGGACTGGGCCATGCCGCTCGAGGAGTTCCTCGACGAGGTGATGGCGCTGTTGCCCACCGCGACCCGCGAGATCCTGGTGGAACGGGTCAAGCCGCTGCGCTTCTCCGCGCAAGAGGGCAACTACGACGACCTGATGGCTGCCCTCGCACACCAGGCCGCTTCCTGA
- a CDS encoding oxidoreductase, with amino-acid sequence MSTSGWTAAESPRMDGKTVVITGANSGIGLETTRHLARLGARVVMACRNVDAATAARSDIRATVPDAHVDIVQLDLGDLTSVRKAADEMLRSHPRIDVLVNNAGVMAGRRELTADGFEMDFGTSFLGHFALTGLVLEPMLAADAARVVTVGSNAHRAGVVDLDDLGMDRTFSTSRAYSRAKFAQLVFAVELQRRLVASGHTTPISLAAHPGATHSGVMRDSGRLLQWLFTTPSLHWLRRTFIMEGPDGALPSVRAACDPGAIGGQYYGPSGPLQFTGPPVLVVPSPRVFDVELGSRLWDKAEELTGVTYAFSR; translated from the coding sequence ATGTCCACGAGCGGATGGACCGCGGCTGAGTCGCCGCGGATGGACGGCAAGACCGTAGTGATCACCGGTGCCAATTCTGGTATCGGTCTGGAGACGACGCGACATCTCGCCCGGCTCGGGGCGCGGGTGGTGATGGCCTGCCGCAACGTCGACGCCGCGACCGCGGCGCGGTCGGACATCCGAGCAACCGTGCCCGACGCACACGTCGACATCGTGCAGTTGGATCTCGGAGACCTCACATCGGTGCGCAAGGCGGCCGATGAGATGCTGCGCAGCCATCCCAGGATCGACGTGCTGGTCAACAATGCCGGCGTGATGGCCGGACGTCGTGAGTTGACCGCGGACGGTTTCGAGATGGATTTCGGTACCAGCTTCCTCGGCCACTTCGCCTTGACCGGACTCGTGCTGGAGCCGATGCTCGCCGCAGATGCGGCGCGAGTGGTCACGGTCGGCAGCAACGCGCACCGCGCGGGCGTCGTGGACCTTGACGACCTCGGTATGGATCGGACGTTCAGCACGTCTCGCGCCTACTCCCGGGCGAAGTTCGCCCAGTTGGTGTTCGCGGTCGAACTGCAGCGTCGGTTGGTGGCGAGCGGACATACGACGCCGATCTCGTTGGCCGCGCATCCCGGAGCCACCCACAGTGGCGTGATGCGCGATTCGGGTCGTCTGTTGCAGTGGTTGTTCACCACGCCGTCGCTGCACTGGCTGCGGCGCACCTTCATCATGGAGGGACCCGACGGTGCGCTGCCGTCGGTACGGGCCGCCTGCGACCCGGGCGCGATCGGGGGTCAGTACTACGGACCGTCGGGGCCGTTGCAGTTCACCGGACCGCCGGTGCTCGTGGTGCCGAGTCCTCGCGTGTTCGATGTGGAGCTCGGAAGCCGGTTGTGGGACAAGGCAGAAGAACTGACCGGAGTGACCTACGCCTTTTCGCGGTGA